A genomic window from Silene latifolia isolate original U9 population chromosome 11, ASM4854445v1, whole genome shotgun sequence includes:
- the LOC141613619 gene encoding uncharacterized protein LOC141613619 gives MKKEIAEVVSRCLVCQRVKKGNNMIWVIVDRLTKTSHFIPMKDTWSKAELAKAYVKNIVKLHGIPKDIVFDRDSRFISKFWQELQECMAPFEALYGRKCRSPVCWDDVTDAMTPGPELIQQMVEQVHVIRQKMRAAQDRQKRYADLKRSEIEFALRKYVSDPTHVLAAETIEMDENLSYMEVAKEILDRKVRNTRNSEIALVKVLWFNHNVEEATWEVEAEMKEKYPHLFA, from the exons ATGAAGAAGGAAATTGCTGAGGTTGTCTCTAGATGTCTAGTTTGTCAGAGGGTGAAG AAGGGcaataatatgatttgggtgatagtagatCGTCTGACTAAGACATCACACTTTATTCCTATGAAAGACACTTGGAGTAAGGCTGAGTTAGCTAAAGCTTATGTTAAGAATATCGTGAAATTACATGGAATTCCAAAGGATATTGTTTTTGATCGTGATTCAAGGTTTATTTCTAAGttctggcaagagttgcaggagtgtATGG CACCTTTTGAAGCATTATATggaaggaagtgtaggagtccagtttgttgggacgaTGTCACTGATGCCATGACACCGGGGCCAGAGTTGATCCAACAGATGGTTGAGCAAGTACATGTAATTAGACAAAAGATGAGAGCTGCACAAGATCGACAGAAGAGGTATGCAGATTTGAAGAGAAGTGAGATTGAGTTTGCA ctgaggaaatatgtgagtgatcctactcATGTGTTAGCAGCTGAGACAATTGAGATGGATGAGAACTTATCTTATATGGAAGTGGCTAAAGAGATTTTGGATAGAAAAGTGAGAAACACTAGAAATAGTGAGATTGCTTTGGTGAAAGTTTTATGGTTTAATCATAATgtagaggaagctacttgggaagtTGAAGCTGAGATGAAGGAGAAGTATCCTCATTTGTTTGCGTAA